The genomic region TGGCCTGCTGAAGGTGATCAGCTGAATCTAGACCTGTgagcagagaaaggaataagcccctggcagctccatgCTGGTTCTGCTTCTCTGTCAGGCCAATCCCTTCCTCTAGGGGCAGGCCCCTCTCTGCAGGGATGTATGTtctgcagcctggctttggCCTTTGCTGTGAGGAAGCCCAAAACCTATCACCAGTGTGCTGAGCTGGCCCAGAAGTTGCTCTTGGAACTCACTTCTTGCCGTAGTGGCCCCCCAGCCAGCAATCCAGCAGTTTCTCAGCTCTGAGACACTTAGGGTGGGTTCAGCCAGGCAGGCCAGCTGGATGTATGAGCTGCACAGGACAGGACGGTCCAATTGCATCAGGGCAATGTCGTTGCTCATGTCGCTACGCTTGTAGTTGCGGTGTATCACCACCTTCTTGACATTGCGCACTTGTGCCCCAGGGCCCGGCTGAGACAACTGGGTGGCCCCAATCAACACATACAGCAGGCTGATGTTACTGGAaaggagatggagagagagatGAGAGGGAGTCACAGCAGCGCAGCAGCTGCTAGACCTTGGCTTGGCAAGGCAGAGAGGGAGTAGTGCTCTGGCAGGGTTGAGGGCCCTCACATGCCTTAGGCTGGGGGAATGTCAAGCTGGAGGCTGTTAGGAAGCCTTGGCATGAGCCCAGGCTTCTCCTGAGCActgtggcagcctggctgcctgagAGGAAAGGGCATGGGAGTAGcaggtggtgctgctggcagggcaccTGCTGGTGTTGTGGAcatgtccccattccctgcttctCCTTACTCAAACTTGTCGAAGCAGTGGGCTGCTGTGAGGACCCAATCTGCAGTGATGAGGGAACCTCCACACCAATGTCCCAGGCCTGGTACCCATGGGTGCTGGATGCTGACGAGCCAGGGCCATTCTGCTACTGCGGCACCGGCACCACCCACGATGCGTGTCATGCCGTAGTCATAAGCCACATTGCCGTAGGAATAAGTCATGGGGATGTTGACAGGTGGTGGAACTCGGaacccacagctccctctgcaaGCAGAAAGTAATTTCCATGCTGCTTCATGGCCTGCTGTGGCTCAGGCTGAAGCTCagccctctgccctccccacaaGGGCTTGCACACACAGCAGGCCAGGGAAGCTCAtgggggggtgtgtgtgtccGTGCCAGCACCTGGCTGCTGGCAAGGAACTGAGGCTTCCCACAGTGGGTGGGAAGCTGTGGGAACAGGCACGTCCCCTCCAGGGAAGGCCGCAAGTGTTGCCATGGCTCCTTCCCTGGGCCTGGGGCCACTTACCCGCAGGTGTACTGGATGCTCTGCGCCAGCCCAGCCACA from Molothrus ater isolate BHLD 08-10-18 breed brown headed cowbird chromosome 3, BPBGC_Mater_1.1, whole genome shotgun sequence harbors:
- the LOC118700202 gene encoding acrosin-like; the protein is MSSLPASPWVYQTSGSILSSSSVVSWYRLTLSWDSCTIRLIPRATYGMTRIVGGAGAAVAEWPWLVSIQHPWVPGLGHWCGGSLITADWVLTAAHCFDKFDNISLLYVLIGATQLSQPGPGAQVRNVKKVVIHRNYKRSDMSNDIALMQLDRPVLCSSYIQLACLAEPTLSVSELRNCWIAGWGATTARSLDSADHLQQAKVKLIDLQLCNSSDWYAGEVHPYNLCAGYPQGTIDSCKGDSGGPLMCQDNNAAYWWVIGVTSWGEGCARARQPGVYSSVQHFYEWIDYNMRINAVKSAP